The following are encoded in a window of Miltoncostaea marina genomic DNA:
- a CDS encoding HK97 gp10 family phage protein yields MQVTMGVKMGRNRLPAAMAALEQRATQAVAKAAQDTLSDAVQRAPIDTGNLRASGYARPSSRFVWRVGFTAGYAAYVELGTSRMRAQPYLVPAWVAGRYRLMQALRRVGLFG; encoded by the coding sequence GTGCAGGTGACGATGGGCGTGAAGATGGGCCGCAACCGGCTGCCGGCGGCGATGGCGGCGCTCGAGCAGCGCGCGACGCAGGCCGTGGCGAAGGCCGCCCAGGACACGCTCTCGGACGCGGTGCAGCGCGCGCCGATCGACACCGGCAACCTGCGCGCCTCCGGCTACGCCCGCCCGTCGTCCCGCTTCGTCTGGCGCGTGGGCTTCACCGCCGGCTATGCCGCGTACGTCGAGCTCGGGACCTCGCGCATGCGTGCGCAGCCGTATCTCGTCCCGGCGTGGGTGGCCGGGCGCTACCGACTGATGCAGGCGTTGCGGCGCGTGGGGCTGTTCGGATGA
- a CDS encoding terminase TerL endonuclease subunit, which translates to MTATTPNPAADWAERYWILPETGRPIVLRPWQRAALAAMFPPDGSPSPWETFLISTIKKAGKTTLNAVATGYAALTFAAPETAYVVANDEAQAQERVFTMIAAAFRAMGLERDGKVRITASEIVLVETGTRIVAIPADYAGEAGAIFGITSWTELWAFRHEGHVRLWEEMTPIPERRSLRIVDSYAGFTADAPVLEPLWERALAGERLEGDLPIFTNGRLWAFIDQGEEAQERAWRGRPEAAAAYYAEQKASLRPATFARLHLNQWQAGEQVFLTAEQWDACTATGLRPLARRGAPVGPGEEWTGRGEPVLSVGVDAATKRDCAAVVAVALADGWVRLVRHRIWTPTKAQPLDLEETIEAYLLQLAAGYRIGAVRYDPTQMARSAATLTKAGLPMIEWPQTTTNLTTATTDLYDLVRDRRIVVYADDELRAHVLNAVAIEGPRGWRLAKEKSSRKIDGAVALSFACVGASDAHRPATAHSYSTLPQPGSSLVVRRGDLVWRGRDAKRYIDKPPGPPSSGSLLSAGPVTPPRPPLSEGARRIVRDLQAGRRTSSDVLAEAEEGGR; encoded by the coding sequence ATGACCGCCACCACGCCGAACCCCGCGGCCGACTGGGCGGAGCGGTACTGGATCCTCCCGGAGACCGGCCGGCCGATCGTGCTGCGCCCGTGGCAGCGGGCCGCCCTCGCCGCGATGTTCCCGCCCGACGGCTCGCCGTCGCCGTGGGAGACGTTCCTGATCTCCACGATCAAGAAGGCGGGGAAGACGACCCTGAACGCGGTCGCCACGGGCTACGCCGCGCTCACCTTCGCGGCGCCGGAGACCGCGTACGTGGTCGCCAACGACGAGGCCCAGGCGCAGGAGCGCGTCTTCACCATGATCGCGGCCGCCTTCCGCGCCATGGGGCTCGAGCGCGACGGGAAGGTGCGCATCACCGCCTCCGAGATCGTGCTCGTCGAGACCGGCACCCGGATCGTCGCCATCCCGGCCGACTACGCCGGCGAGGCGGGGGCCATCTTCGGCATCACCTCGTGGACCGAGCTATGGGCTTTCCGGCACGAGGGCCACGTGCGCCTGTGGGAGGAGATGACGCCCATCCCGGAGCGGCGGTCGCTGCGCATCGTGGACTCCTACGCCGGGTTCACCGCGGACGCGCCCGTCCTCGAGCCGCTGTGGGAGCGCGCCCTGGCCGGCGAGCGCCTCGAGGGTGACCTGCCGATCTTCACCAACGGGCGCCTGTGGGCGTTCATCGACCAGGGCGAGGAGGCGCAGGAGCGCGCCTGGCGTGGCCGCCCGGAGGCCGCGGCGGCCTACTACGCCGAGCAGAAGGCATCGCTGCGCCCGGCGACCTTCGCCCGCCTGCACTTGAACCAGTGGCAGGCGGGCGAGCAGGTGTTCCTCACGGCCGAGCAGTGGGACGCGTGCACCGCCACGGGCCTGCGCCCGCTCGCTCGCCGCGGCGCGCCGGTCGGGCCCGGGGAGGAGTGGACCGGCCGGGGCGAGCCGGTGTTGTCGGTCGGCGTGGACGCGGCCACCAAGCGCGACTGCGCCGCGGTCGTGGCGGTCGCCCTCGCAGACGGCTGGGTGCGCCTGGTGCGCCACCGGATCTGGACGCCCACGAAGGCGCAGCCGCTCGACCTCGAGGAGACGATCGAGGCATACCTGCTGCAGCTCGCCGCCGGCTACCGGATCGGCGCCGTCCGCTACGACCCGACGCAGATGGCGCGGAGCGCGGCCACGCTCACGAAGGCCGGCCTGCCGATGATCGAGTGGCCGCAGACGACCACCAACCTCACGACGGCCACCACGGACCTCTACGACCTGGTGCGCGACCGCCGGATCGTGGTCTACGCCGACGACGAGCTGCGCGCCCACGTGCTGAACGCGGTCGCGATCGAGGGTCCGCGCGGCTGGCGGCTGGCCAAGGAGAAGAGCAGCCGCAAGATCGACGGCGCCGTGGCGCTGTCATTCGCCTGCGTGGGCGCGAGCGACGCCCACCGACCGGCCACGGCGCACTCGTACTCGACGCTGCCGCAGCCCGGGTCGTCGCTGGTCGTGCGCCGTGGCGACCTCGTCTGGCGCGGGCGAGACGCGAAGCGCTACATCGACAAGCCGCCCGGTCCGCCCAGCAGCGGCTCGCTCCTGTCCGCCGGGCCCGTCACGCCGCCGCGCCCGCCGCTGTCCGAGGGCGCACGGCGGATCGTCCGCGATCTGCAGGCGGGCCGCCGGACAAGCTCCGATGTCCTCGCCGAGGCGGAGGAGGGCGGGCGGTGA
- a CDS encoding bifunctional DNA primase/polymerase, with amino-acid sequence MGTFAEAASPFADGRVFGTRAHVLPVWWAEGGGCGCPDGAACEHPAKHPITARGLNDATDDLEQIAEWAKRYPQANIGLALAASGLCALDVDGEEGRASLRVHPESIPCTTLTATGRGAHLIYRVPPGRRARGTVGVAPGLDLRGRNYVLVPPSVHASGVAYCWDVPPRRVATDGVFGVDPEPAPEWMLIAERAADTVTAQPSQRRPVGASRYGWAAALDELRELASTAQGGRNDRLNQAAFALGGLVAGGELAHEPTRDVLLEVALAIGLGRIEAEKTIASGLSAGAEQPRSAPARA; translated from the coding sequence ATGGGGACCTTTGCCGAGGCCGCGAGCCCCTTCGCGGACGGCCGGGTGTTCGGCACCAGGGCGCACGTGCTGCCCGTCTGGTGGGCAGAGGGCGGCGGATGCGGCTGTCCGGACGGCGCTGCGTGTGAGCACCCGGCTAAGCACCCGATCACTGCGCGGGGGCTCAACGACGCCACCGACGACCTCGAGCAGATCGCCGAGTGGGCCAAGCGCTACCCGCAGGCGAACATCGGTCTTGCGCTCGCCGCGTCGGGGCTGTGCGCGCTGGACGTCGATGGCGAGGAGGGCCGCGCATCCCTGCGCGTTCACCCGGAGTCCATCCCCTGCACGACGCTGACCGCGACCGGTCGCGGTGCGCACCTCATCTACCGGGTGCCTCCCGGGCGCCGCGCGCGCGGCACGGTCGGCGTCGCGCCGGGGCTCGACCTGCGGGGACGGAACTACGTGCTCGTGCCGCCGAGCGTGCATGCGAGCGGGGTGGCGTATTGCTGGGACGTCCCGCCGCGCCGCGTGGCGACGGATGGCGTCTTCGGCGTCGATCCCGAGCCCGCGCCCGAGTGGATGCTCATCGCAGAGCGGGCGGCCGACACGGTCACGGCCCAGCCGTCGCAGCGTCGGCCCGTCGGCGCCTCGCGGTACGGCTGGGCCGCTGCGCTCGATGAGCTGCGCGAGCTCGCCTCGACGGCCCAGGGTGGCCGCAACGACCGGCTGAACCAGGCCGCGTTCGCGCTCGGCGGCCTCGTCGCCGGCGGTGAGCTCGCGCATGAGCCGACCCGCGACGTGCTGCTCGAGGTGGCGCTGGCGATCGGGCTCGGCCGCATCGAGGCCGAGAAGACGATCGCCTCGGGGCTGTCCGCCGGCGCCGAGCAGCCACGATCGGCGCCGGCGCGGGCATGA
- a CDS encoding helix-turn-helix domain-containing protein has protein sequence MSAPRLLDVDALPGRLALTPAEAAAALGCSRTFLEEQVLPDLRVVRRGRRIFVPVSELVRWLEREGEAVAETIGARR, from the coding sequence GTGAGCGCCCCGCGCCTCCTCGACGTGGACGCGCTGCCCGGGCGCCTGGCGCTGACGCCGGCCGAGGCGGCCGCCGCGCTCGGCTGCTCGCGGACCTTTCTCGAGGAGCAGGTGTTGCCGGACCTGCGCGTGGTGCGCCGTGGCCGGCGGATCTTCGTCCCCGTGTCCGAGCTGGTGCGCTGGCTCGAGCGTGAGGGCGAGGCGGTGGCCGAGACGATCGGGGCGCGGCGATGA
- a CDS encoding phage tail tape measure protein: MSVALASAHVLIGARVAPALAGIAKVQAGMTGLAAAGQKASRAGTVLTKGLTLPIAAGIGFAVKAAADFESSLNDMQAVSGATAAQMKQVGAVAKQLGADTKLPGTSAKDAADAMRELAKGGMTAKQAMDAARGTLMLSAAAGIDNARAAEIQSDALNAFGMKASQAGKVADVLAASANASTAEIDDMARSLQQSATVAHQAGFNITETAVALSLMANEGIKGSDAGTSLKTMLMRLQAPMGTGAKAIEKYGIELRTAGGELKKLPDLAQEFQQRLGGLTKAERDAAMARIFGSDAIRAGNILLSKSKAEYAAMTAVIAANGSAQKLAEAKMRGFNGALERFKSTVETSAITIGQILLPKATEMVSKISSWAEAFERLTPAQQRFALQLAGIAAAAGPVLLILGKLAQMGSLLGGMGGFGKVLGPLGLAAGMLTALAASSESSRTAMMGFGQALAPVGQALAKVASSPVALWMAAAAAAAFGLVRAFAAVRTALLALTAAAASNPLGAFMVAAGMAMGAIIGLTSAAGGGASSMQRFRDATQAAKDALDRLKNATLGVQGAELNRKAAALELTAAQQGLRDVQKQVNDGSIKGKAAQQALAQADLRVEQAKHGVRTATMQYRDAIKQEREENARSVTQVRARIQAAKDRVREAQNEIRIYGETDQRLAKLRDAQRDLAAAEADAGKNAQVMTSKMRGAAAGAQTLEGRVRDAKAALDNLKSKTVWVRADVMQAITSIGTVIAAMASVVSKTVSVSIVPRWLKGSWSVQEGIEKVREMERRPAAVKVSFRPEGTGAVEMAADRVSRTVKLKLTAAVKDAIRSARENAMSIASGLSGMVGQGIDAILGRNTAALGNSPEAQRLRQIEAQQRQEQAIRERGRLDQAIAQAETDEERQEAIRDLNDWLLDQERQALADSLAAKEQALQDEADARKTAADRALADLTDNLNRGLITQQQFNEGLKAILAASGVDYAILGDTLGSAFANAFRDQIFALQDQIRELVTGPQMPGSGGFGPEVQSPLGTQLNEWQNRRKTLLKNLANAKANAIKASSPGGKNITAAERNLINGAQQALDQWEAMKPARAALGGIVRGFGNTDHVPALLKPGEGVLDRTGMDKLVAAGLEGGRGGRGATTVNVTVNVQGSMIGGHGSDRALARDLAGLIAPELNRRITIAG, encoded by the coding sequence ATGAGCGTCGCCCTCGCATCCGCGCACGTCCTGATCGGCGCCCGGGTGGCGCCGGCCCTCGCCGGCATCGCGAAGGTGCAGGCGGGCATGACCGGCCTGGCCGCCGCCGGCCAGAAGGCCTCGCGCGCCGGCACGGTGCTGACCAAGGGCCTCACGCTGCCGATCGCGGCCGGGATCGGCTTCGCGGTGAAGGCCGCCGCCGACTTCGAGTCGAGCCTGAACGACATGCAGGCCGTCTCGGGCGCGACGGCGGCGCAGATGAAGCAGGTGGGCGCCGTCGCCAAGCAGCTCGGCGCCGACACCAAGCTGCCCGGCACCTCGGCCAAGGACGCGGCCGACGCCATGCGGGAGCTGGCCAAGGGCGGCATGACCGCCAAGCAGGCGATGGACGCCGCGCGGGGCACGCTCATGCTCTCGGCCGCCGCCGGGATCGACAACGCGCGGGCCGCCGAGATCCAGTCCGACGCCCTCAACGCCTTCGGCATGAAGGCCTCCCAGGCGGGCAAGGTCGCCGACGTGCTGGCCGCCTCGGCCAACGCCTCGACGGCCGAGATCGACGACATGGCCCGCTCGCTGCAGCAGTCCGCGACCGTGGCCCACCAGGCGGGCTTCAACATCACCGAGACGGCCGTCGCCCTGTCGCTCATGGCGAACGAGGGCATCAAGGGCTCCGACGCCGGCACCAGCCTCAAGACGATGCTCATGCGCCTGCAGGCGCCGATGGGCACCGGCGCGAAGGCGATCGAGAAGTACGGCATCGAGCTGCGCACGGCGGGCGGCGAGCTCAAGAAGCTGCCGGACCTGGCCCAGGAGTTCCAGCAGCGCCTCGGCGGCCTGACCAAGGCCGAGCGCGACGCGGCGATGGCCCGGATCTTCGGCTCGGACGCCATCCGGGCCGGGAACATCCTGCTCTCCAAGTCGAAGGCCGAGTACGCGGCCATGACCGCCGTGATCGCGGCCAACGGGTCGGCGCAGAAGCTGGCCGAGGCCAAGATGCGCGGCTTCAACGGGGCGCTCGAGCGCTTCAAGTCCACCGTCGAGACCTCCGCCATCACGATCGGGCAGATCCTGCTGCCCAAGGCGACCGAGATGGTGAGCAAGATCAGCTCCTGGGCCGAGGCCTTCGAGCGGCTCACCCCGGCCCAGCAGCGCTTCGCCCTGCAGCTGGCGGGCATCGCCGCCGCGGCGGGCCCGGTGCTGCTGATCCTCGGCAAGCTCGCCCAGATGGGGTCGCTGCTCGGCGGCATGGGCGGCTTCGGCAAGGTGCTCGGCCCGCTCGGCCTGGCGGCCGGGATGCTCACCGCGCTGGCCGCGTCCTCGGAGTCCTCGCGGACGGCCATGATGGGATTCGGCCAGGCGCTCGCCCCGGTCGGGCAGGCGCTCGCCAAGGTGGCCTCGTCGCCGGTCGCGCTGTGGATGGCCGCCGCCGCCGCCGCGGCCTTCGGCCTGGTGCGCGCCTTCGCGGCGGTGCGGACGGCGCTGCTCGCCCTGACGGCCGCCGCCGCGTCGAACCCGCTCGGCGCCTTCATGGTCGCCGCGGGCATGGCGATGGGCGCGATCATCGGCCTGACCTCGGCCGCGGGCGGCGGGGCCTCGTCGATGCAGCGCTTCCGCGACGCCACCCAGGCGGCCAAGGACGCGCTCGACCGGCTCAAGAACGCGACCCTCGGCGTCCAGGGCGCCGAGCTGAACCGCAAGGCCGCTGCGCTCGAGCTGACCGCGGCCCAGCAGGGGCTGCGCGATGTGCAGAAGCAGGTCAACGACGGCTCGATCAAGGGCAAGGCCGCCCAGCAGGCGCTCGCCCAGGCCGACCTTCGCGTCGAGCAGGCCAAGCACGGCGTCCGCACGGCGACGATGCAGTACCGCGACGCGATCAAGCAGGAGCGCGAGGAGAACGCGCGGTCGGTCACCCAGGTCCGAGCGCGGATCCAGGCCGCCAAGGACCGGGTGCGCGAGGCGCAGAACGAGATCCGCATCTACGGCGAGACCGACCAGCGCCTCGCCAAGCTGCGCGACGCCCAGCGGGACCTGGCCGCCGCCGAGGCGGATGCGGGCAAGAACGCCCAGGTGATGACCTCGAAGATGCGAGGCGCGGCGGCTGGCGCGCAGACGCTCGAGGGCCGCGTCCGGGACGCCAAGGCCGCCCTCGACAACCTCAAGTCCAAGACCGTCTGGGTGCGCGCCGACGTGATGCAGGCGATCACCTCCATCGGCACCGTCATCGCCGCGATGGCCAGCGTGGTCTCCAAGACGGTCTCGGTGTCGATCGTCCCGCGCTGGCTCAAGGGCTCGTGGTCGGTGCAGGAGGGCATCGAGAAGGTCCGCGAGATGGAGCGTCGCCCGGCCGCGGTCAAGGTCTCGTTCCGCCCCGAGGGGACGGGCGCCGTCGAGATGGCCGCCGACCGGGTCTCGCGGACCGTGAAGCTCAAGCTGACCGCCGCCGTCAAGGACGCGATCCGAAGCGCCCGCGAGAACGCCATGTCGATCGCCTCGGGGCTCTCCGGGATGGTCGGCCAGGGCATCGACGCGATCCTCGGCCGCAACACGGCCGCCCTCGGCAACAGCCCCGAGGCGCAGCGGCTGCGCCAGATCGAGGCCCAGCAGCGCCAGGAGCAGGCGATCCGCGAGCGCGGCCGGCTCGACCAGGCCATCGCGCAGGCCGAGACCGACGAGGAGCGCCAGGAGGCGATCCGCGACCTGAACGACTGGCTGCTCGACCAGGAGCGCCAGGCCCTCGCCGACAGCCTCGCGGCCAAGGAGCAGGCCCTCCAGGACGAGGCCGACGCCCGCAAGACGGCCGCCGACCGGGCCCTGGCCGACCTGACGGACAACCTGAACCGCGGCCTCATCACCCAGCAGCAGTTCAACGAGGGCCTCAAGGCCATCCTCGCTGCGAGCGGCGTGGACTACGCGATCCTCGGCGACACGCTGGGGAGCGCCTTCGCCAACGCCTTCCGCGACCAGATCTTCGCCCTGCAGGACCAGATCCGCGAGCTCGTCACCGGGCCGCAGATGCCAGGCAGCGGCGGCTTCGGGCCCGAGGTCCAGAGCCCGCTCGGCACGCAGCTGAACGAGTGGCAGAACCGCCGCAAGACGCTGCTCAAGAACCTCGCCAACGCGAAGGCGAACGCGATCAAGGCGAGCAGCCCGGGCGGTAAGAACATCACCGCCGCCGAGCGGAACCTCATCAACGGGGCCCAGCAGGCGCTCGACCAGTGGGAGGCCATGAAGCCCGCGCGCGCCGCCCTTGGGGGCATCGTGCGGGGCTTCGGCAACACCGACCACGTGCCGGCCCTGCTCAAGCCCGGGGAGGGCGTGCTGGACCGGACCGGCATGGACAAGCTCGTGGCCGCGGGGCTCGAGGGCGGGCGCGGTGGCCGGGGCGCGACCACGGTGAACGTCACCGTGAACGTGCAGGGCTCGATGATCGGCGGCCACGGCAGCGATCGCGCGCTGGCCCGGGACCTGGCCGGTCTCATCGCGCCCGAGCTCAACCGCCGCATCACGATCGCCGGCTAG
- a CDS encoding helix-turn-helix domain-containing protein, with the protein MHTTCMVKTGRLACAAMLPTKCTPEELALVSEARRLAGSGGARAIRVAAGVTLYEVAAACGVYPSTVLRWERGERRPRGRGAVHYARVLRELASPPRRVQTT; encoded by the coding sequence ATGCACACCACTTGCATGGTCAAGACAGGTCGGCTAGCGTGCGCCGCAATGTTGCCTACCAAGTGCACACCAGAGGAACTCGCGCTCGTCTCCGAGGCCCGCCGACTGGCGGGTAGCGGCGGCGCCCGCGCGATCCGAGTGGCGGCTGGGGTGACCCTCTACGAGGTGGCTGCGGCCTGCGGCGTCTACCCCTCCACCGTCCTCCGATGGGAGCGGGGGGAGCGACGACCTCGCGGTCGCGGCGCCGTGCACTACGCCCGAGTCCTTCGGGAGCTCGCCAGTCCGCCGCGGCGGGTGCAAACGACGTGA
- a CDS encoding AAA family ATPase codes for MTTPLDIEALARLHYGEPEHPERNGAAPPETLITSWQRFDELAAGGMAYRIAGLLPAEGLGFTASGPKRGKTWLALAKAISVATGREYLERFEVVERCPVVYVALEGSPGGVRARIGALARGMGIDPDSPELRDWLHLVYKPRGINLSDPAWAERLIADAERVEARLVVVDVLRRAASVRESADGVGDFAKLVRNLEPLIDGERFLELLHHFRKEGSADENAATGERMSGTGSLHGHYDAAMFITSGTDLSMAVEVDGRDFRPPQPFRVEIKGEATGPWGYVYEDAARIVAVDAPARKVAKASVEEIRAFIMAAGGEAAPGAICGRFGIDEKTLRRRRSELDKAGVRYLEDGKRSRYMARGSGGAQ; via the coding sequence ATGACGACCCCGCTCGACATCGAGGCGCTCGCGCGGCTCCACTACGGCGAGCCGGAGCACCCGGAGCGCAACGGTGCCGCGCCGCCGGAGACGCTCATCACGTCCTGGCAGCGCTTCGACGAGCTGGCGGCCGGTGGCATGGCCTACCGGATCGCGGGTCTGCTGCCGGCCGAGGGACTCGGCTTCACGGCCAGTGGCCCGAAGAGGGGCAAGACTTGGCTCGCCCTCGCGAAAGCGATCTCGGTCGCGACGGGCCGGGAGTACCTCGAGCGCTTCGAGGTGGTGGAGCGCTGCCCGGTCGTCTACGTGGCCCTCGAGGGCTCCCCCGGCGGAGTGCGCGCGCGCATCGGGGCGCTCGCGCGCGGGATGGGCATCGACCCGGACTCGCCCGAGCTGCGCGACTGGCTTCACCTCGTCTACAAGCCGCGCGGGATCAACCTCTCCGACCCCGCCTGGGCGGAGCGCCTGATCGCGGACGCCGAGCGCGTCGAGGCGCGCCTGGTGGTGGTGGACGTGCTGCGTCGTGCCGCCAGCGTGCGCGAGTCGGCCGACGGTGTCGGGGACTTCGCGAAGCTGGTGCGCAACCTCGAGCCGCTGATCGACGGCGAGCGCTTCCTCGAGCTGCTGCACCACTTCCGCAAGGAGGGCAGCGCCGACGAGAACGCCGCGACGGGCGAGCGGATGAGCGGCACCGGCAGCCTCCATGGCCACTACGACGCAGCGATGTTCATCACCAGCGGCACGGACCTGTCGATGGCGGTTGAAGTAGATGGACGCGACTTCCGGCCGCCGCAGCCGTTCCGGGTCGAGATCAAGGGCGAGGCGACCGGCCCGTGGGGTTACGTGTACGAGGACGCCGCCCGGATCGTCGCGGTGGACGCGCCGGCCAGGAAGGTCGCGAAGGCGTCCGTGGAGGAGATCCGCGCCTTCATCATGGCCGCCGGCGGGGAGGCCGCGCCGGGAGCCATCTGCGGCCGCTTCGGCATCGACGAGAAGACCCTCCGCCGACGGCGCTCGGAGCTCGACAAGGCGGGGGTCCGCTACCTCGAGGACGGCAAGCGGAGCCGCTACATGGCGCGCGGCTCGGGGGGTGCGCAGTGA